From Bacillota bacterium:
ACTCTTGAATGATCTTCTCCTTGAACTCATCAGAATACTGGCGTGACTTCATTTGGAAACCCTCCCTGACTCAATACTATCATAGTGCAAAGGGTTTCTCCAAACTCATTGCGGGGCCCTTAGGGTGGAGCGGCAAGAATCGCCGTTCCTTTTTTTGTGTTCTCCCGGAATGGGTAGTGTCTAGAGGTTGAAAGTTCGAGACGGCGAAGGTAGCAGTAGTCCTAGCTTAACACACGGGTGTCCATCGGTAGGTGCAATCCGAAGGAAGTGGGCGGCAAACCTCCGGCCGGACGAGCAGGAAGTACATAAGCGGCTAGCAGCGGTTGGATGAGCTTGCCAAAATGGGACGAAGTCCTTGAGTAGACTTGGCGGGTGGATCAAGGGAAAGACAGTACTCTTACCCGGGGACGTCTGCCGGGAACATCCGCGGACGCCTAGTGGAACACATTGTCATCTGGTCCAAGGGACGTCCGGTCAGCTAACATCGTGGCTACCCCTTAAATCCCTGGGTACGTACTCCCTAGCACCAAGTCCTTGACAAGATCACTGCCATCTTTCGAAATCGAGTAAGAGGGAGGGGTTGGCCCTTGTCCTCTCACATCACTGCACATACCCTTTGGGCGGTACACCCATGGTTGACCTAGTGCCGAGCAATCACCTTGTCAGAGACCTTCGAGGCCCCACTTCTTCAAAGGCCACCTTTTACCTTCAGCATTCGAATTGGCAAAGGTCTGTTTTGGAAATCGTCGTGCAGGTCTAATCTGGCGTACCAGAATGATAGGACTACTTATCCGCCTTAGCTAAAGGGCCAGTGTCCAAGTTGACTCCAAAGCCGTCTGCTATGGGCGGCCGCGGCAAGCGCGCAGCCATATTTCGTTGCCTCGGCTTTCCTGCCATTTTCGCCGTGAACATCTGGCTACCATGGCATATTTGGCAGTCTGTTATCCTGTCATCATCAGAGCGAGTTGATGTGGAGTCTCTGTCTTTTTCGGCTAAGTATTCAAAACTGGGTACGCGTCAAGAGAGACACAGGTTGATTGCATCAGCCAAAAGGGAAATGAAACCGTACCCTTGCTTCCAACGGGTACATAGTACTCCCATCCTCTGTCCGGCCGTTTCCGGTCTTGGGTGCACCGAACCACATGGTATCTCATCAGGGGCACGGACGAATGCCGATTTCTACTCAACAGTCAAGAAGGTTGGGTTTTCACTGCAGGTGCTTCGGAAAATTTTCGGAACTCTAGGCAGGAATAACTATGCCGATATAGAAATAACAATTAGCGAAGAAAACGAATGCGAAAAGGAAATCAGACGGCCTATACCATACACTTTCTGTTGAGCACCGGTGGAAGATAGGGACCACTTGGACGTCGGCACAATCCCATCGGCTGATTGCTGGTAGAAGTGGCAACCGAGTGGCAGTTCCAGTTGAGCATACGATAGGCGTGATGAAGAGGTGCTGATCGGTTTTCTATCTTGGCAGATTTCCAGGGTAGTGTGAAAGGGTGCACTGAGATTCGTCTTCGATTCATCTAGCTTCCCGCGTGTGTCAGTGGAGACCGACTGTGTGTGGAGTTTTATAGAAGAGACAGTCTTTTAACAGTCCATCAGCAACAAGGTGTGCCATTCGCACACGTGGATCTAGGTGGCTGCCACCTTTAGAAGGAAGGGAGGAGGGAAGACCCTAAACGCAACAAAGGGAGTACTTACAAGTACCGTAGAAAAAGTAAAGAGAACACTTCCAAACTCAAGACAAGGGGGAGTAAAATGAAATCAAGACACATTATGGCTGTTTTGGTGGTTCTTCTGACACTTAGTTTTGCCATGAGCAGTGTGGATGCAAAGATCGTGTTTAGCGCACGAAATGATCAGAAGTTGGTGGAGCTCTACAACAAAATCCTAGATGCGTTCCGGGAGGAATACCCAGAGATAGAGGTAGTATTCGAGCCCTTGTCCGGGTTATGGTATGAGCAGTTTACGATCCGCCTAATGGGCGGTATCGCCCCTGATGTTATGGCTTCAATTGTACGGTATCGGGTTCTACGTGACTCCCCGGGCCTGGGTCTACAACGCTGACCTCTTCCAGGAAGCCGGGGTTCCCTTTCCGGATCTGGAGTTCACTTGGGACGATATTGTTAGTTACGGTACCAAGCTAACCGTCGACAGAACAGGGGACGGAGTGCCGGAAGTCTATGCGGTGAACAACTATGGGATCGCCACTTGGACTTGGGAGCCGATTTTGGTTTCCTTTGGTGGTTCCATGTTCAATGATTACCTCCGTCCTACTGAGTTCACAATGAATCAGCCAGGGGCGATGCGGGGGATGCAGTTCTATGTAGACCTCAGCGTTGTGCACGGGGTTGCTCCTCGTTTGGCTCCAGGCCAGGGACAGAATCTGCTAAATATTGCCGCAGGCAATGTTGCCATGGCCGGGGAAGGGGCACCACCAACCCTGAAGCCACCGAAATATGACTATGATATCCGGATTATGGCCAGCCCATTGGGTCCAAACGGTCGGTATATCCGTGCTGCGTTGGAAGTGCTTTGGATTCCGAGTGTTAGCCAGAACAAAGAGGAAGCTTGGAAGTTGATCGAATTTATGGCCGGACCGGTGGCACAACGGATTCTGGCTGAAGAGTACGAAGGGGCACTACCGGTTTCCATTGACACCATCATCGAGTACATGAACCCCGAATGGCCGATTCATCTCATCTTAGAAGAGTCGACGACCATGACCAGTAGCGCCCCGATGGCCCAAATCGGTCCAATCTTAGAGCGGGAGATCGGGCCCGTTTACTGGGGCACGGCTAGTCTAGACAGTGTGATTATGAAGGTAAAACCGGCGATCGATGCTATCCTGCAGGGACAGTAAGCTGTAAGAAGAAACCTAGATCCTGAGCTTTTGCTCTAGATCCAGTGAGACCGGGCAGGGCAGATTTCTCATCGGCAGCTAACTGGGAGTTGGGGCTTTGGGCCGAAGTGCTGTCGGTGGGCAGATCTGCCCACCCTTTTCTGGATGAGTGATCATCATAGACCAGTGGGTTTCTACTTAGCAACTAGATAGAGAAGATGGGGCAGTGTGTTGATAATCAACAGGTGCTGCTCTTGGCGGTTTCTGGGAGACCGGAATTGGGGTTTCCGTGAGTGGCTACTAGGCCAAGCCCCTGCCGGACTGAATCTATGGGAAAGACGATGCTGAGCGTGGCTCCACAGGGGGAAGTGGCGCTAATCTGTAATTCGTGGGTCGCAAACAAGGCTCTATGTAGGGTTGTTCTTGGCAGCTAGTGTTCTGGCTTGTTCAAACGGGCTAGTGCTCTGTCCTTGGACTGCGCGAAGCATTACTGCTTGTCGGCCTTTCGTAACTCCGAAGTGCACAGAGAAACGACAGAGTCCGTTCCACAACATTCCAATCCAAAGGATTGAAGGAGCGCGTCAATGCCCTTCTGGCCAGCCACCAGACTCAGAAGGCAGGGTGTCTGGAGTGGAAAACTACCTGTACATCGACCAAGACACTGTTTTCAGAACGTGAGAACCGAGTCAACGTACGTTGGGGTAATCGGTAGGCTACTCGTGACAACTGGACCCAGTTCGGGGTATGGCTGCGAGTTGATCATGTTGTCTTGGAATCGAACGGGGCTTCGACCACCCGGTCTTGATGGGTGTGTGTCATTCACTGGCGAGTATAGACTAACTGGTTAGACTTGGGAGAAGGTTTACGCAATTGTGGGTGTCACTGCTCTTCGAAAGTCCATGGATAGTCCGACTCCCATAGTTGCAATAGATTTAACTTGAACCCGATGGAACTCTGCCCCTTATGCCCGGCAACGAAGTGCATTATAGTTACAGTTTATGTTTGCTGCGAAAGTGATTTAGAGAAATTTTGATTTCCCGGGCAGGAATACCCTCTTTGGCGTAGAACAAGTACCATTGAAAACGAATGCGAAAAGGAAACCATAGGGAGGCGGTATGACTCGGCGGCTTCATGGAGAAGCCCACTAGGTGCAACAGGGGGCAGGGTCCTTTAGGGCATAAAGGGAATCGTTGGGCGGCACTCCGGATTCATTTGGCTCCTTTGACCTGTCATGGGAAACAGGAGACGCAAATTCCTTTCATAAAAAAGGGTGATAGTTTGGTTACGATTAAGGATGTGGCGCGAGAGGCCAATGTTTCAGCGTCGACGGTATCAAGGGTACTGTCTAAAAGCGCAAATGTCAGCAAAGAAAAGCGCGAACGGGTTCTCGCAGCCATGAAGAAGCTGGGGTATGTTCCCAATCTTGCTGCCCAGTCTCTGCGCGGCAACGGGTCTTTTGTAAACAGCTGGACGAAAGGCATAGGAGTGATCGTGAGCAGCAAGGCGATGGAGATTTCCCCGGAATTCTTTACCCCAATCCTGGAAGGTATCCAAATCGAAGCGGAGCAGCAGAACCAAGTCGTGGCGTTTAACCGCAGGATCGATGAGTTTGCCAACAAACCTTCGCTGCTGAACGAGCTGGCACCGGAAGTGGCTACAGGCCTAGTCTTCGTGGGATGTTCTCCCTATAATGATCAGGTCCTGTCGCAGGTGGTGGACGGGGAAGTTCCCATCGTACTGGTGGAGTTCACCTACAAAGGGCTGGATGCGGTGATCGCAGACAAATGGGATGGCATGCGCCAAGCTGTAAACCATCTGGCATCCTTTGGGCATAGGCAAATTGTCTATGTGGGCCCCGTCGACGAACGGGCCCGAGGTTTCGAAATGGCCCTACAGGAAGCAGAGCTCTGCCGAAGCGGAGACATCATCTTTCCGGCGGAGTTTTCTCTGCGGGAAGGGTACAGGGCCTGCCGTGAAGTGCTGGGCCGCAGAAGCTTTACCGGGCTGGTTGCCGCTTCGGATGCTATTGCCTTTGGGGCGATCAGGGCCATTCATGATGCTGGTCTATCTGTGCCAGAGGATGTCTCGGTGCTGGGTTTTGATGATGTGCCGATGGCGGAGTTCCTTACCCCGCGGCTGACCACTGTTGCTGTTAATAAGGTGGATATGGGGCGCTATGCTGTCAGGCGGTTGATGGACAGTGCAACTATTGCCGGGCTGGAGTTGTCGGGTACGGTGACCATATGCCCAGTGGGGTTGGTGGTGAGAGAGTCTACGGGACCGGCGAAAAGCTGAGTATTGGCATTGCTTGCTGCAGCGTTGACTGGATTAGAGGTATAAGACAAGTCCGGTCTAGAAGAACCTTCTGGTCCCTAGGCAGGAATACTTCCGGTGATTGTAGAAATATCTATGAAAACGAATGCGAAAAAGAAATCGACACGAGCAGCAAGATGCTCTGGTTTCCGTGGAGTGAAGCAGGGGACGTCGACATCGCTTGCTGCAGCTTTGACTAGGTTACAGGGGTAAGAAAAAACTACATAAGGTGGTCTTGATATGTCACTTAACGTGGGTGTTGTTGGTGTAGGTGTGCGGGGCAGGCACAGCCTCGAACAGATGCTAAGAAAAGTAGAAGGAGTACAGATCAGGAGCCTAAGCATGTACCCGGGTACGCACCCGGTTCTCTTGGAAGGATTTACGGAGGCTAGGGCAAGGGAGTACGCCGCGAATCTAGGTGCTAGCTATCTTGAAGACTGGCGCCAAGTGGTGCAAGATCCAGAGGTGGACATCATTAGTGTCATGGTGGAGCCGGCTGCGGCCTATCCGGTAATCATGGAAGCCATCGCTTCGGGGAAACACGTTCTTTGCGACAAGCCTATGGTGAAAAGTCCCGAAGAGGCTGAAAACATCCGGCGGGCCGTCGCTGAAAGTGGAGTTCAGCTGATGGTGTTTTTCTGGGCTAGGTACCTTCCTCCGTTTCGAGATCTTAGGAGACAGGTCGCGGAGGGTGTGATCGGTCGGCCGGTTGCTGCGTCAATGGAGTTTATCATGGGCAATGGACCGTTGGGTGGTTTTACGGCTTCAGCAGAATACCTCCAGGGCTATGGTGGTGGTGAACTGGTCACTTTTGGGTGCTATGGCGTGGACTACCTGTGTTGGCTGCTGGGTGAACCCCACGCACTGCAGGCTGGGGCCTTTCCATATTTTTATCCTGATTATCAAGCGGTAGGTATGGACTCCCTTGGGTTTGTGGGGATTGAGTTCAAGGATGGCAGCATCGGGAACCTGACCACGGGTCGGAGTCCTGGTAGCATGGCGATCATCCGCGTGAATGTAACTGGTGAAAGCGGGGTGCTTCGGGCTGATGTCAATCTAAAGGCACCGGGGCTAGTAAGCGATGCTCAGATGGAAATGATCACAGATTTTGTCTCTAGCATCCGTGGTGAAAAGCCCGCAGGGGATCTGCCGGGGTGTCAGGATGGCTGCTACAATGCTCGGGTTCTCAGTGCTGCTTATGAGGCGATTGAAAAAGGAAAGACCATATTAATCTAACAACCAGTGAGGAGAGAATACAGGATGACCAGATTAGGCATAGCTGTGGTAGGAGCTGGTGGTCATAATATTGCCACGGCCAATCATCTGCCTGCCATTAAGAAGATACCGGAACTAAACCTTGTTCTGCTTATGGACAAAAACCCAAAGGTAAAAGAATACGCAGAAGAGTACGGTGTCGAATGGACATTGGATTTCGACGAAGTCTTGGCGCGGGATGATGTACACATTGTGGACATTTGTTCTCCTGACTGGCTTCACGCGGAACAGACGATCAAGGCTTTGGAGGCAGGTAAGCACGTACTGTGTGAAAAGCCCATGGCCTTATCTGTCAGTGATGCCCGGTCTATGGTGGAGGTTGCAGAGAAAAACGGTAGGAAGCTGCAGATCATGGCGAACTACCGCTATTACCCCGAGTGGAATTATGTAAAACAGGTGGTGGACTCAGGGCAGCTCGGTAGGCCCAGACATCTAAAATACATCGTTCAGAAGCCGTTCTTCAGCTATCCTCCGGATAGTCCGTATCGGAAAAAGTGGACTGGTGGTCAGTTCATTCATAATGGGGTGCACTATGTAGATCTCATCTGTTATCTTCTGGGTTCGCAGCCCACTGACGTGGCCGGCATGAGCCTCTCATATTATCCCACCAGTGACCGGCTAGAGACAGACAACTACGTCCTTTGTTCCATGCTGCTGGAAAACGGTGCTTCTGCGGTATGTGAGATGAACCTATGCGTGCAACCGGGTACCCCAGCCTTTGAACGGGTAGTTGTGATCGGTGAAGAGGACAACCTTGACGTCTCACTCATGGGCAGCTCTTTGTCAGAGTATACCGGTGATGGCTATCGTTCCGTCCCACTACCGCCGAAGGAACACCAGGAACCTATCCGCATCGTGATTCAGGATTTCGTAGAGAGTATCCTCCACGGCAAGAAGCAGACTATTCCGCCGGATTATTCGCTAAGAATCTTTGAAGGGTGCATGGCGACGCTGCTAGCTGTGGAAGAACAGCGGACAATGGGGCTCCCGCTAGCGGAAGAGTAAAAGCAGATAGGAAGTCATGTTTTTGGGGCCTGCGGTTTGTTTATATGTCTTGGGATAGCGTCTTCCCAACCGTGGTTCAGAGAAAGACTGGTTCCAAGAATACTCTGGATGTTAGCAAAAGGTACAGTGGAATGAAAACGACATGTAGTCGATGCAGGTTCCAAGTGAATATTGGGGGGTGACTACATGCTTAGGTATCCTCCATGGAGAACGTCAAAGAGAGCAGAAAAGCCTTTGGAAGGAGGGTGATAGGACCCATTTGTGACGGAAAGGTGGCCGGCAATTTCGAAAAGCTAGGTGTGCTCGAAAGGTGTTCAGAGTAGCTACTTTTACATTTTGACACATTTTAACCGAAGGAGTGAAGGTAAATGAAAAAGGTTCGTTTCATTCTTGGTGTATCATTGTTGGTAAGCTTGCTCTTGCTTAGCAGTGTGTCTGTTTGCTTGGGCAGTGGGCCTTTTATTGAACTGTCAGAAGCCACATCCTATGAGGTCTATGAAGGTAGTGCGGGATTCGAGGACGGCAAGTTTGTTATAGTCTCCAAGGACAGTGCTTGGGACCGGGGGTTTGTTGCAATCCAGGATGGGGTGAAGCTGGGCCAAGAGCTTATGGTGGAGCTTGACATTCAATCAGTAGCTGTCACCTCAATCAACGACATGCCGGAGATGCGCTTTACCTTGTATCTGGTCCCCGAACCTGTTGGGCCGACGGGGAACTGGTGGGAGACAGAGAGGCAGCGAGTTGGTGGCCCCAATTACACCGGTGAGTATCTGGCGGCCTTTCTTGAGATAAACCAAACTGCTAATGTGGTTAGTTTGCAGTTACTGCATAAGGCGAAGGATCAGGAATTCCGCGGCAGTGTGCTGTTCCGTCAGGACTTCCCCTTTACCGGTGCTTTTCCTGGTTATCTCCGCCTGGTTATAGATGCTTACAGTTTCAACATGCTTTACTCCGATCGGGTAGACGTTACCCGGGATCACCGGTCGAGCATCATGGATTGGGAAGAAGTGTTCTTGGTCTTAGAAGTTCAGAATGTAGATGACAACCGAGGCGGTATCACTTTGGATTCTCTGAGGGCGATGAGCTATTAGGGAGTACGTGCGAGACAAACCACAAAGCTCCCTTAGGACCATGAACACAAAACTTAGTCAAGGAGGTATCCGTAGCAATGTCCCTAAGAAGAGTCCTCTGCTTAACGCTGAGTACGGTGCTACTCTTAGCGGCTGGGTGCTTTACTATTGGGCCGGGTGATGTGGACGAAATCGACCCGATGCCCTATGAGGTTTTGGATGGTACCGTTGTAGTTGAGAATGGGCGCTTATCCATTACGGCGAACGACCAATCCTGGGCAAGGGGGGTCCTGTATTTTACGGAGCCCATCCTGTTTGAACAAGATCAGTACACTATCGAGGTGGAATTTGACACTCCGGATATTGTGAAAAGAGACCCTGGGGTCGACATCCGCTTTACGATGTACCTAGCCCCCATCGCCCCGGACGAAAACAAGGACGGGTGCTGGTATAACCCCGAGGATGGCCGAGTGGGAGGGCAGTGGTATACGGGAGAATACCTGTCGGTGTACCTCGAAATCGACAGTACTAATGACAAAGTGCTTATCCAAGTGTGGCACAAGGCGGAAAACGCTCAACCCAAAGGCCGCATGGTCGCTCAGAGGGAAATGAAACTTAGTACTGGATTTCCTGCAAAGATGACTGTGCAATTTGACAATGAGAACTTCCAGATGCTGTTTGGCAGCGTTGCACCTTGCAACGAGCAGCACGGTGCTGGTGTTTCCGACTGGGAGCAGTTCTATATTGTCTTAGAGGTTCAGAATGTGAACGCTAACCTTGGTACTATCAACATTAATTCAATCGAAGTCGAGTAGGCAGTGATGGATCTATCGTTCAAGAAGAGGTGCTTAATTGTGGCATATATGCATATCGCCTTGATTATGGTTTTGATCTTGTTGTTGATGGTGGCTGGGTGCTCTGCGGCCCCCGCTAGCATTCTTCTCCTAGATACCTTTTCTGAGGTTAGAGAGTCACAAGGAATAAGGCACACCATCGCCGAGGTGATCTCTAAGCAGTCCGGAGAGGTGGGGGGAACCGTAGGCATGGATGTAGAGCTGGTACACGGCGAATCGCCGTTATACCCTGGTGTTAGGTCTGTAAGTTCTTCGGGCAGGGTTACCTACCCTGCCCTGGGGAACATATCCCTGGAGCAGGGGACTGTCGAAGTATGGGTTACTACACTTCCGGGATTCCGTGGCCGCAGCCAATACCTGTTTCGACTCCGGGTTGACCAGAACAACGGCCTGGGGTTGTATTATAACGGCAATGAGCGGGCGATCGTCGCTTGGATCACCAACGACACACCAGATAAGAACGCGGCCAATAACGAATTCAGGACGTTCATGGTTAGTAATATCTTGGATTGGAAAGAAAACGAACAGCATCACGTTTGTGTAACGTGGAGCAATGGTCACCAGATACTGTATCTGGATGGTGTCCCAGTCCGATGGCAGGAGTTCAACGGTGAAATCGGTGGCACTCTCAATGACCGTTCAGTGATTGAAATTGGAGAGTCCACTGGCATGGTGATAAACGCAGTGCGGGTTTGGGATCAGCCGCGGTCACCACGGTTCATCCATGAAGTGCCCACCGTGTCCGATCAAGAGGAGCAGTTCCTCTTCCCTGTCCGGGTAGGCCTTGAGGATGATGAACTGGGTGAACTCGGAGAAGAAGAGTTGGCCACAGATTTGTACAGGATGCGCATCGACAAGGAGAGCGGACTCCCTGCATCCCTAATTCATAGACAGGCGAAGGTGGATCTTCTGTTTCAACCAGTGCGGTTGGTTCTATCTGGCCAGGAGGTAGACGTACGGGCCCGGGAGTACCAAAAACAAGAAGATGCGCTGGTGGTTGTCCAGGAAATCCAGCAACATCCAGAATTGAAAGTGACAAGCCGGTATCAGACTTTTGGGGACTATGTGGAGTGGAAGGTGAGCATCAGGAATACCGGGGAGGAAGACTGGCGCGGCGACGTTGGTGTCAATTTCCCCGCTGTTAGCCCTGACGATATGGCTTTCCTTGCCGCAGATGATAATCCATTTCCGGCGCGTAACGGGATGGCCCAGTATGGTGGCGATCGAAGCCGGATCCAGGGCTGGACTGGTTATGCAAATACCTACCTGCCGTTGTCTGCGGTGTATCATGGGGAGCGGGATTATGGGCTGACCGTGTGCCAGCCGCCAGATACTTTAGGGCTCATCCGCTTTGATTTTGGATCAGAAGTGCCCCTGGGTATAATGGGCATCACCAACTACGATCTTACGATCAAGGCCGGGCAAGAGCAGACTATTACTTACTATCTTGTGCTCCATGAAGGTGACTGGCGGCCGGTACTAAAATGGATGGTGCAGAGGTTCCCAGAGGTCTTTGTCAGCCCTCATGAGAAGAACCCGTTGGATGGTCCCATGATTGTAGGAGGACCGTCAGATTTCTACTTCCTTACGGAACTGGAAAACTTCGGGATTGTCTACCGGCAGATGGGCACAACCGACGGGAACGAACTCTTTTTCGGACGGTATGTACCTGAAGACCCCAGCCCCAACGTCCTGAAGTTCTATGAAGGGCTCAGTGCCCAAATCGAGAGTGCTGAGCACCACGGCATCAAAGGATTGCTGTATATTAACGCTAGGGAATGTCAGAGCCTCCCGTTGGCCAAAGAACGGTTTGCTGACTCACTGCAGTACACTGTTGACGGGGCTATTCTGGAAAGCTACAGTTTTGGTGCCAAGATGACCTGCCGCCCGGGATCCAGTTGGTTTAACCATATGCTCCAACAGGCGGAGGCCCTCTTAGATGCAGTTCCCAACGCGCATGGGATCCAGTTCGACAATAGCTGGGAGAAAGAATATGCGGAGATAATCCACGCGGTGTCTGAATTGGTGCGCTCTAGGGGGCTGGTGATTGCTTCCAATGGTGCCTCTTCCAACTCTGCTGGAGCAGTGGACTCCATTATGGCTGAGGGGACGCGCCGGTCCCTAGGCGGCATGCAGTATCTTTGTTTGGAAAAGCCGATGACCTATCTGCCGCTTTATCTGAACCACGCCTTAGGTCTCAGTGAGCGAGAACTGGCGGCACCGGCCTTGATCGAGAACCTTGAGCAGGATATCAAAGGGTGCCTGCTTGCGAAAGCTTTCTATAGCCTGAACTATCGCGGGCTTAGGAAGTTCGACAACGAAGGGATCAACCTCCTGCTCCACTATGTGCCGCTCAGGGAACCTATGTATGGGGCGAAGTGGTACTTAGAGGCTCATGCGTTGGTTACACCAGAGGACATCGATGGGAATATATTCCAGACCGCTGATGGTGGCTTTGTCATCTACTTGGTCTCCTGGGAGGGGATGCCCTTCAAGGCAGAGCCCAAGGACCCATTCAAGATAGCGGCCAACCTCAAAGGATTTGAGGTGACCCGGGTGCTGCAGAGGCACATCGAGGATAGTACCGAGGTTGAGGTGAGCTTTTCTGCCATGGGACCTAGTCTAGAGGTGGAGGTTAATGGCCATCGATCCATCACTATGCTCCGGATCGAGGGGAATTGGCAGTAGAGAGCGACAGCCCGCTGAGGCCGGCTCTGTAGAGGAGCCGGCCCTATGCGGGGCAGTAGCACGTGCCCATCGGGACTTCCTTACCTGAGTACTGGAAGAAGCACGAACTGGCACAGCCTTGTTGAGTTTTAGTTTACCAACCTGGATAGGAGGTATGTTTTAGTATGGTAATGGCAGGAAACAGACTTCGGTTGTGGGTTACAGCAATCTGTTTGACCATGCTGATTGTGGTGGGTGCAGGCCTTACCGCTACTGGTGCACCGCAGAGGGTCGAACTGTTGTACCCCGCTGGTAACTGGCGGATTGCTTGGGAAGCATTAGCGGAGGCGTTCAATGCATCACAAGATGAATACGTTGTTGTACTGAAAGCCCAGTCGTCGCCCAGTGAGTTCATGGTTAGAACTGTGTCTGGTGCGCCTCCTGACCTAGTTCATATGCACAGGAGTGATACGGCCCATATCTTAAACGGACTTCTTGAGCCCATCGGAGGACTGATTGAACGAGACGGTTTTGACTTGGGACAGATGTTTCCAATTGTTCTCGACGTTTCCTATCAATCAGGTGCCATGGCAGGGGGGGACCTCTATGATCTGCCCTTTGCGTGGGGAGCTGTTGTGTTCGGCTACATCAGTACGTTTTTTGATGAAGCTGGGTTGGAGTATCCGTCCAATGATTGGACCTGGGATGACGTGGAGAGTTATGCGTCTAAACTAACCCTAGTACAGCAATCCGGATTCAGCATCCTGCCACAGCGCTTTGGACTGTGGTTTTCTGCAGCTGGTCCATGGACCTGGCCGCCCTTGGTCGAAGGATGGGGTGGTATGCTTTATGATGAACGGATATTCCCGAAAGAGACCTTGCTTCACGAGCCGGAAGCCATCGCGGCACTGGAGTTTATGGCAGATCTTATCACCGTAAGGAGGACTGTTGTGCCTACAGACCAGCTCGAAGCCTTTTCATTCAAGACGGGCAAGAGTGCAATGGCGGAGCTGGCGCCTTCCCATATTGGAGATGTCCGGGAAAGCTTAGGAGCAATGAATCTGGAATGGCAGCTTGTGGCCTATCCTTCCGGTCCGGTGCGCCAGACCACTCGCCTTTTCACGGAAAACTTAGCCATACCCCGGAATGCACGCAACGTGGAGGGGGCGTGGGCATTTATGAAGTTTGTCTGCGGGCCAGAAGGCCAAAAGATCCTGGGAACAGTGACCGGAATCCCAGTGAACATTGAAGCGGCTGCCAGTAGCTTCGTCGATCCGAACACTCCCCAGCATGAAGAACTATATCTCCATGCGTCGGAATATGCCCACAGTTTCTACTTCCTGGTGGATCAAGCTGCGGTACAGTCCATGCTAGAAAAGGAATTTG
This genomic window contains:
- a CDS encoding Gfo/Idh/MocA family oxidoreductase, with the translated sequence MTRLGIAVVGAGGHNIATANHLPAIKKIPELNLVLLMDKNPKVKEYAEEYGVEWTLDFDEVLARDDVHIVDICSPDWLHAEQTIKALEAGKHVLCEKPMALSVSDARSMVEVAEKNGRKLQIMANYRYYPEWNYVKQVVDSGQLGRPRHLKYIVQKPFFSYPPDSPYRKKWTGGQFIHNGVHYVDLICYLLGSQPTDVAGMSLSYYPTSDRLETDNYVLCSMLLENGASAVCEMNLCVQPGTPAFERVVVIGEEDNLDVSLMGSSLSEYTGDGYRSVPLPPKEHQEPIRIVIQDFVESILHGKKQTIPPDYSLRIFEGCMATLLAVEEQRTMGLPLAEE
- a CDS encoding LamG domain-containing protein is translated as MAYMHIALIMVLILLLMVAGCSAAPASILLLDTFSEVRESQGIRHTIAEVISKQSGEVGGTVGMDVELVHGESPLYPGVRSVSSSGRVTYPALGNISLEQGTVEVWVTTLPGFRGRSQYLFRLRVDQNNGLGLYYNGNERAIVAWITNDTPDKNAANNEFRTFMVSNILDWKENEQHHVCVTWSNGHQILYLDGVPVRWQEFNGEIGGTLNDRSVIEIGESTGMVINAVRVWDQPRSPRFIHEVPTVSDQEEQFLFPVRVGLEDDELGELGEEELATDLYRMRIDKESGLPASLIHRQAKVDLLFQPVRLVLSGQEVDVRAREYQKQEDALVVVQEIQQHPELKVTSRYQTFGDYVEWKVSIRNTGEEDWRGDVGVNFPAVSPDDMAFLAADDNPFPARNGMAQYGGDRSRIQGWTGYANTYLPLSAVYHGERDYGLTVCQPPDTLGLIRFDFGSEVPLGIMGITNYDLTIKAGQEQTITYYLVLHEGDWRPVLKWMVQRFPEVFVSPHEKNPLDGPMIVGGPSDFYFLTELENFGIVYRQMGTTDGNELFFGRYVPEDPSPNVLKFYEGLSAQIESAEHHGIKGLLYINARECQSLPLAKERFADSLQYTVDGAILESYSFGAKMTCRPGSSWFNHMLQQAEALLDAVPNAHGIQFDNSWEKEYAEIIHAVSELVRSRGLVIASNGASSNSAGAVDSIMAEGTRRSLGGMQYLCLEKPMTYLPLYLNHALGLSERELAAPALIENLEQDIKGCLLAKAFYSLNYRGLRKFDNEGINLLLHYVPLREPMYGAKWYLEAHALVTPEDIDGNIFQTADGGFVIYLVSWEGMPFKAEPKDPFKIAANLKGFEVTRVLQRHIEDSTEVEVSFSAMGPSLEVEVNGHRSITMLRIEGNWQ
- a CDS encoding Gfo/Idh/MocA family oxidoreductase, with the protein product MSLNVGVVGVGVRGRHSLEQMLRKVEGVQIRSLSMYPGTHPVLLEGFTEARAREYAANLGASYLEDWRQVVQDPEVDIISVMVEPAAAYPVIMEAIASGKHVLCDKPMVKSPEEAENIRRAVAESGVQLMVFFWARYLPPFRDLRRQVAEGVIGRPVAASMEFIMGNGPLGGFTASAEYLQGYGGGELVTFGCYGVDYLCWLLGEPHALQAGAFPYFYPDYQAVGMDSLGFVGIEFKDGSIGNLTTGRSPGSMAIIRVNVTGESGVLRADVNLKAPGLVSDAQMEMITDFVSSIRGEKPAGDLPGCQDGCYNARVLSAAYEAIEKGKTILI
- a CDS encoding extracellular solute-binding protein, with the protein product MKSRHIMAVLVVLLTLSFAMSSVDAKIVFSARNDQKLVELYNKILDAFREEYPEIEVVFEPLSGLWYEQFTIRLMGGIAPDVMASIVRYRVLRDSPGLGLQR
- a CDS encoding LacI family transcriptional regulator, whose protein sequence is MVTIKDVAREANVSASTVSRVLSKSANVSKEKRERVLAAMKKLGYVPNLAAQSLRGNGSFVNSWTKGIGVIVSSKAMEISPEFFTPILEGIQIEAEQQNQVVAFNRRIDEFANKPSLLNELAPEVATGLVFVGCSPYNDQVLSQVVDGEVPIVLVEFTYKGLDAVIADKWDGMRQAVNHLASFGHRQIVYVGPVDERARGFEMALQEAELCRSGDIIFPAEFSLREGYRACREVLGRRSFTGLVAASDAIAFGAIRAIHDAGLSVPEDVSVLGFDDVPMAEFLTPRLTTVAVNKVDMGRYAVRRLMDSATIAGLELSGTVTICPVGLVVRESTGPAKS
- a CDS encoding extracellular solute-binding protein, which produces MLWLQLYGIGFYVTPRAWVYNADLFQEAGVPFPDLEFTWDDIVSYGTKLTVDRTGDGVPEVYAVNNYGIATWTWEPILVSFGGSMFNDYLRPTEFTMNQPGAMRGMQFYVDLSVVHGVAPRLAPGQGQNLLNIAAGNVAMAGEGAPPTLKPPKYDYDIRIMASPLGPNGRYIRAALEVLWIPSVSQNKEEAWKLIEFMAGPVAQRILAEEYEGALPVSIDTIIEYMNPEWPIHLILEESTTMTSSAPMAQIGPILEREIGPVYWGTASLDSVIMKVKPAIDAILQGQ